CGAGGCGGAGATCAGCGAGGCCGAGCGCCGGGCCGCAATTGCGCGAGAGCGCATGCGCCGCCTGGGCATCCGCTGAACGCGGTCCCTCACGCCTTGAACCTGGTCTCGATCTCGCGCCAGCCGGGCGCCCCTACCACGTCTTCGAACTCGTGAAAGCCCATGAGGGACCCCTGGCGCGAGGCCGTGGTCTTTGTCTCGAACAGCACGCGGTAGATGTCGAAGATGGCGCGGGCGGCCGCGAATAGCGCCGACAGCGGATAGACCACCATCTTGAACCCCAGACCCTGGAGCTCCGCCGACGAGAGCAGCGGCGTCTTGCCGCCCTCGATCATGTTCGCGAACAGAGGCGCATCGGGGATTGCCGCTGCGATCGCCTTCAGCTCGTCCACGGAGCGTGGCGCCTCCACGAAGACCACATCGGCGCCGGCGTCTCGATAGAGCTTGCCCCGGCGGATCGCCTCCTCAAGACCGAGGGGCTCGCGGGCGTCGGTGCGGCCGATGATCACCAGGTCGTCATCGCCGCGGGCCTCCACGGCGGCGCGCAGCTTCTGCACCTGGTCCTCCGCCGCGATCACGCGCTTCCCTTCGAAGTGGCCGCACTTCTTCGGCCACTCCTGGTCCTCGAGGATGATGCCGGCGACGCCGGCATTCACGCACTCGCGCACGGTGCGGATCACGTTCAGGGGATTGCCGTAGCCGGTGTCCATGTCGGCGACGACGGGGAGGTCGACCGCGTTCACTATGTTTCGGGCGCGCTCGATGATCTCGCTGGCGGTCATGAGGCCGATGTCCGGGGCGCCGAGGGTGGCGGCGGCGAAGCCGAAGCCGGTCGTGAACACGGCATCGAAGCCGGCGCGCTGGGCCAGGCGCGCCGAGAGCGCGTCGTAGGCGCCAGGCAGGACGACGATCTCCGGCCCCTCGAGCATCTTGCGGAGCAAAGTCGACCTGCGCATGAGTCCCTCCAACGGCATGCTGGTCGCAGGATAGCCTGCTCTGGCCCGGGGCGGTATGCCTCCGCGCGTGGGAGCGCCTCGCTGCGCCCCAGCGGCGACCGCCAGGAGACGGCGAAGGCGCTAACGCACGACCAGCTCCAGCGAGTCGAGGTCGAAGGTGCCGGCGTTATAGAACTCGAGCTTGATCACCTGGCCAGCGTAGGCGCTGAGGTTGACCTCCTTCGTAACCCACTGGCCCGCGGAGGCGCTGTCGTTGGTCACGACCCGCTGACAGCGAGTGAAGGTAGGGCCGCAGAGCACGTAGAGGTTGTAGATGCCGCCTGAAGCCACGCGACGCTTGTACGTCAAGGTCACGTTTCCGCCGGGCACCTGGAAAGCGGCCGTGACCGGCGCCATGGCGTTGGGCGCCCGGCCATAGCTGCCGTCCGGGCCTCCGCTCATCAGCTCCGGGACAGAGCCTGCCGGGCCGGAGACGTCCCACTGGTCCAGGACGACGCGCATGACGCCGGCGTTATCGAGGCCGGTGGTGCCGCTGCTCTGGACGCGAAGGCGTATGGACTGCCCGCCCCAGGTGGTCACGTTGATTGCGCGCGTTCGCCAGCCGGAGCTGCCGCAGTCGGCAGGACTGACACCCGTCGAGGTCGTGTAGTCCGGCCCGCTGAGGACGGAAAGCGAGAGACAAGCCGAACCGCCGAGGAAGCCGATGTCGATGCTCAGGGTCTGGGCTCCGGCGGGGACGTCGAAGGGCGCGGAGAGGAGCGAGCTGCCGTTGGTCAGGGCGGCGAAGAAGCCGCCCGGTCCGCCGTCCTGGACGGCCACGCCGCCGGAAGCGGACCAGCCGGAGAGGTCGCCGCTGTCGAAACCGTGGTTGGCCGGCGGCGTACCGACGCCATAGGAGGGCGCGTCGAACCTTCCGTTCGGGACCAGCGAGCCGCCGGGCACGGGTGTCCCGGTAGGCGCCGGCGTGCTGGTCGGCGTCGTGGGGGCGCTCGTGGACGTTGGGCTGGGGAGGGGGGTGCTGGTAGGCGCCGGCGTCGCGGTCGAAACGCCAGTCGGCGTCGATGTGGCCGGGGGCTGCGGGGTGCTGGTGGGCACGGGCGCGGGGGAGCAGGAGGCGCCCAGGTACAGCACCGGCTCCCGGAAGGCGTCCGGGTCGCCGCTGAACCCGCACTCGCTGGCCTGGGGCACCGTCCAGCCAGCGGCGGTCATGGCCGCGAGGAGAGAGACGGAGTCGGCCGCGCCGGCGTAGCCGGTCGCGACCCGGAAGAGGGCCACGGCGCCCGCGACGTGCGGCGTAGCCATGCTGGTGCCGCTTGCGGTGAGGTAGCCCCCGCCGAACCAGGTGGACTCGATGCAGACGCCGGGGGCCGCTATGTCCACGTTCGCCCCGAAGTTGCTGAAGTCAGCGAAGGTGTCGTCGACGTCACTGCGGCAGGTGGCAGCGCCTAGGCCGCCCGGCGCGCCATCGAAGTCCGCGAACGCGGACACCGTGATCGCGGGGCCGCAGTTCGCTGGCGTGTAGTTGGCTGCGTCCTGGCCGGCATTGCCGACGGCGACGGCGTAGGCGACACCGGCGGCGATGGAGTTCGCGATCGCGGTGCAGAGGCTGGGGGCATTGCCCGTGCTCAGGCTCATGTTCACGACATCGATTGTCCCGGCGTTAGCCGTGACCCAGTCGACGGCGCGGATGAGGCAGGAGACGGAGCCGCGGCCGCCGCTATCCAGGACCTTGACCGCCCACAGGCGCGCCCCGGGCGCCACGCCAACAACACCCTGGCCGTTGTCGCGCGCGGCGGCGCTGCCGGCGACATGGGTGCCGTGGCCGTTGTCGTCGTCGTAGGAGCCGGAGCCGTTGCCGCAGAAAAAGAACGCGCCCTGAAAGCGGGCGCCGCCCACGACGTTGAGGTCGGGGTGGTCGACATCGATGCCGGTGTCGATCACGGCGATGTCGACGTCGAGGCCGACGTCGACGCCGTCGATGCCGGAGGCGGGGTTGTCCTCGGCGTCGATGCGGTCGACGCCGGTGGGGAGGACCTGGTCCGCGATGGTGACGACCTGGTCCTGCTCGACGGAGCTGACATTGGGGTTGCGGCGCAGGGCCTGGGCAGCCCGCTCCGGCATTTCGGCGGCGAAGCCGTTCACGGCGGCCGAGTAGAGAACGTCGGCCGTGAAGCCAAGCCGGCGGCCCTCGGCGTCCGCGAAGGCAGCGGCGTTGACGTTACCGCGCAGCAGGACGATGTAACGCCCCGGGATCCGCTCCGGCGCGCCGGCGACGGTCCGGGGACTGCTGTCTACTGAAGTCAGAGCGAAGGCCGCGGCTGCTGCCAGGGCCACGGTGAGGACAAGGCCCCGCCAACTCTTCATGGCGCCCTCCCGCAAGGCAGATAACACTAGCCAGCGGGAGGTCCCAGCGGGGACTGGCAGCGAGATCTTAGGATCGATTACGTAATGTTGACAAGCTTTGAATCTGCGGAGGCCGTGTTTCGCGTCCCAACAACCGCGGTATGGCGCTACTTACCCAGGGTCTGGGCGACGTCCCTGTTCACGAGCTCGCCGCCGCGCGTCATGAGGCCTCTGGCGAGCGCGGGGTCAGCCGCAAGCGCCTTGGAGATGCCCAGGTCGGCGAGCTTGAGGACGTAAGGCATGGTGGCGGCAGTAAGGGCGGCGGTGGCAGTGCGCGGCACGGCGCCGGGCATGTTGGCGACGCAGTAGTGGACGACGCCCTCCTCGACGTAAATCGGGTCGGCGTGGGTCGTCGGCCGTGAGGTCTCGAAGATGCCGCCCTGGTCGATGGCGACATCCACGATGACGGCCCCCGGGCCGACGGTACGGAGGTCTTCGCGTGAGACCAGCTTCGGCGCCAGACGGCCGCCGCGGACGAGCACGCCGCTGATCAGCACGTCGGCGCCGACGATGGCGGTGTCGATCATCGAGGGGGTCGAAGGCAGCGTCACCACGCGGTTGGGGAAGAGGCCCTCGATCTCGCGCAGCTCCTCGAGTCTCGGCGCGAGCACGGTGACGCGGGCGCCCATGCCGAGGGCGACAGCGGCGGCGTTCCGGCCGACAGTGCCGGCGCCGAAGATGACGACGTTCGCCGAGGGCACGCCCGGCATGCCCGACATGAGCTTGCCGCGCCCGGGACCGGGCTTGCGCAGGTACTGGGCCGCCACCTCCGGCGCGAGGCGTCCCGCGATCTCGCTCATGGGGATGAGGAGGGGCAGCGACCCGTCGTCCAGCGCCACGGTCTCGTAGGCGATGGAGGTCGTGCGGGCGCGCAGGAGGGCATCGGCGGCGTCCGGCGTCGTGGCGAGGTGGAGGTAGGTGAAGAGCGTGAGATCGGGCCGCATGAGAGCAAACTCCGGCGGCTGGGGCTCCTTCACCTTCACGATGAGGTCTGCGCCCGCCCAGACGTCAGCGGCCGAGGGCAGGACCTCGGCCCCGGCCGCCCTGTAGGCCTCGTCGGAGTAGCCGCTGCCCACGCCAGCGCCCGCCTCGACGAGCACGCGGTGGCCGTGCCGGACGAGGTCGCGGACGCCGTCGGGCGTGAGCCCGACGCGATACTCCTCGGTCTTGATCTCGCGCGTAGTGCCGACGATCACGCCTGCATACCTCCCGCCGCCTCCGCTTGCTGGCTGGAGCCCGAGGGCATGCCTTCCAAGGGCGAAGGCGGGTGCTCGCGCAGCTTCTCGGAGATGTGCTTCAGTTTCGCGAGGACGCGGCCGTTGATCGAGTCGGGCGGATAGGACCCGTCCTCGCCCCTACGGCCGGCCTCCACTCCCGTCAGCAGCTCTACAGCCTCGTCGATGGTGCTGATGCTGTAGACGTGGAACCGGCCCTGGCGCACAGCCTCCACCACGTCCTCCCTCAACACCAGGTGCTGTACGTTGCTGGCCGGTATGATTACGCCCTGTTCGCCTGTGAGGCCGGCGTTCCGGCAGACGTCGTAGAAGCCTTCGATCTTGTAGTTGACGCCGCCGATCGCTTGCACCTCGCCGCGCTGGTCCATGGAGCCGGTAATGGCAAGCGACTGCTTGATCGGGACGTCGGCGAGGCGGGAGAGGAGGGCGCAGGTCTCGGCGCAAGTGGCGCTATCCCCCTCGATGGGGCCGTAACTCTGCTCGAATGAGAGCCGGGCCGCGAGGGTCAAGGGGCGCTCGGTGGCGTAACGGTCGACCAGGAAGCCCTGGAGGGTGAGCACGGCCTTGGTGTGCAGCGGGCCTGCAAGCCTGGCTTCGCGCTGCAGGTCGATGACGCCCTCCCGGCCCACACCGATGCTGGCCGTGATGCGCGAAGGCTGTCCGAACACCGTGTCGCCGAGGTCGACGACCGAGAGGCCGTTGACCTGCCCGACAGCCTCGCCGGAAGTGCTGACGACTATGATCCCGCGCTGTACCGCCTCCCGCACGTGCTCTTCGATGAGGTTCACGCGGTAGATGCGCTCTTGCACCGCGCGCTGGATGTGCGGCAGGCGGACCACGTCCTGGCCCTCGGAGCGGGCCCAGAAGGCCGCCTCGCGGACGATGTCCAGGAGGTCGCCGAAGCGCACCGATAGCTTCTGCTGGTCCTCGACCATGCGCATGCCTTCCTCGACGACGCGCGCCACGGCCGCGGCGTCCAGGTGGGGGAGCTCCTCCTTCCGGGCGACGGCGGAGATCAGGGACGCGTACGCCTGCTGGTGCTCGGGCGTGCGGTCGATGTGCATGTCGAAGTCTGCCTTGACCTTGAAGAGCTCCCGGAATTCGGGGTCGAAGGTGTAGAGGACT
The DNA window shown above is from Dehalococcoidia bacterium and carries:
- a CDS encoding isocitrate lyase/PEP mutase family protein, whose protein sequence is MPLEGLMRRSTLLRKMLEGPEIVVLPGAYDALSARLAQRAGFDAVFTTGFGFAAATLGAPDIGLMTASEIIERARNIVNAVDLPVVADMDTGYGNPLNVIRTVRECVNAGVAGIILEDQEWPKKCGHFEGKRVIAAEDQVQKLRAAVEARGDDDLVIIGRTDAREPLGLEEAIRRGKLYRDAGADVVFVEAPRSVDELKAIAAAIPDAPLFANMIEGGKTPLLSSAELQGLGFKMVVYPLSALFAAARAIFDIYRVLFETKTTASRQGSLMGFHEFEDVVGAPGWREIETRFKA
- a CDS encoding S8 family serine peptidase, translating into MKSWRGLVLTVALAAAAAFALTSVDSSPRTVAGAPERIPGRYIVLLRGNVNAAAFADAEGRRLGFTADVLYSAAVNGFAAEMPERAAQALRRNPNVSSVEQDQVVTIADQVLPTGVDRIDAEDNPASGIDGVDVGLDVDIAVIDTGIDVDHPDLNVVGGARFQGAFFFCGNGSGSYDDDNGHGTHVAGSAAARDNGQGVVGVAPGARLWAVKVLDSGGRGSVSCLIRAVDWVTANAGTIDVVNMSLSTGNAPSLCTAIANSIAAGVAYAVAVGNAGQDAANYTPANCGPAITVSAFADFDGAPGGLGAATCRSDVDDTFADFSNFGANVDIAAPGVCIESTWFGGGYLTASGTSMATPHVAGAVALFRVATGYAGAADSVSLLAAMTAAGWTVPQASECGFSGDPDAFREPVLYLGASCSPAPVPTSTPQPPATSTPTGVSTATPAPTSTPLPSPTSTSAPTTPTSTPAPTGTPVPGGSLVPNGRFDAPSYGVGTPPANHGFDSGDLSGWSASGGVAVQDGGPGGFFAALTNGSSLLSAPFDVPAGAQTLSIDIGFLGGSACLSLSVLSGPDYTTSTGVSPADCGSSGWRTRAINVTTWGGQSIRLRVQSSGTTGLDNAGVMRVVLDQWDVSGPAGSVPELMSGGPDGSYGRAPNAMAPVTAAFQVPGGNVTLTYKRRVASGGIYNLYVLCGPTFTRCQRVVTNDSASAGQWVTKEVNLSAYAGQVIKLEFYNAGTFDLDSLELVVR
- the ald gene encoding alanine dehydrogenase, encoding MIVGTTREIKTEEYRVGLTPDGVRDLVRHGHRVLVEAGAGVGSGYSDEAYRAAGAEVLPSAADVWAGADLIVKVKEPQPPEFALMRPDLTLFTYLHLATTPDAADALLRARTTSIAYETVALDDGSLPLLIPMSEIAGRLAPEVAAQYLRKPGPGRGKLMSGMPGVPSANVVIFGAGTVGRNAAAVALGMGARVTVLAPRLEELREIEGLFPNRVVTLPSTPSMIDTAIVGADVLISGVLVRGGRLAPKLVSREDLRTVGPGAVIVDVAIDQGGIFETSRPTTHADPIYVEEGVVHYCVANMPGAVPRTATAALTAATMPYVLKLADLGISKALAADPALARGLMTRGGELVNRDVAQTLGK